In Microplitis demolitor isolate Queensland-Clemson2020A chromosome 10, iyMicDemo2.1a, whole genome shotgun sequence, the sequence TGTTCAGTGCTCACGCCGGAGAAGTTGTTGGTGGTCTTGCTGTTCTTACCGGTGAgcttcaaaaattcataacttttaaactaattgatattaagaacTCTTTTCGGTCTTTAATTAATGCTTAGACCTTCCGCTACAGCTTTCGTTTTTGTTTAATCCACTTCCGGTCattagttttcgagatatcgatttatatagatagataCGTAGAATAACTTAATTTCAatgggaaaaatttgatttttgaactttaaaaattcataacttctagaaaaattgaaattaagagctcaGGTTGGGCTCATTTTCATTCTAAGATAATAGTTATTAAAGTCGACATCAatgtttgaaattaaaattttggataattaattttttttataaacttttaaaattaattactcgaaAAGTCATCAAGATTTAGGCTCGTGCTTGGTCttaaattaaagattaaaCTTCAAACaacgatttttgtttttgtttaatgGATCTTAGCTTAATAGTTTccaagttattaattaatgaagacaataactttttttgggaTCATTAGTTTCTAAGTAATGGAATTTCGCaatcaatgataaaaaaaaaaaaaacaaatttatttaaataggtgAACCGTCATTCTACACCATCAGAGCAAAACATCCAAGCAGGATTGGGCTACTCAgtaaacaaacattttttgcaATAATGCGAGAAAAACCAACGATAGTTTTGCACGTCGCCAACACCGTGGTCAGAAGGCTGAGTCCTTTCGTAAGACAAGTTGACTTTGCATTGGACTGGCTCTTTTTGGAAAGCGGTCGGGCCGTTTACCGGCAGGGAGATGAGTCAGACTCGACATTTATTGTACTGAGTGGCCGATTACGGTCAGTAATTACTCATAAAAATGGGAAAAAGGAATTAGTTGCCGAGTATGGAAAAGGTGATCTTGTTGGAATCGTTGAAATGGTAACTCAGACACCAAGATCTACAACTGTAATGGCTGTCAGGGACTCAGAGCTTGCTAAATTACCAGAAGGACTCTtcaatgttattaaattacgATATCCTATTGTTGTTACTagattaattaacttattaggtaagaattcatttttattttattaattaaagcttGAAGCTTTAGCTACAATTTTCATTTCTGCTTAAACAAATTTCGATAAATAGTTTATGAGATATccaaaaataaagtaaagaataaaataaaaaaatgtttgcagGTCATCGAATTCTTGGAACCTGGCAGCAAGCGGCTACCACtagatcatcgataaaaaGCCAGCACCGAACAACAGCGACGACCTTTGACGCCCGTCCATCCCAAGTTAACTTTTCAACAGTCGCGATAGTTCCAGTTTCTGAAGATGTTCCGCTTACTGCTTTTACTTATGAGCTCTATCACTCGCTATGTGCAATTGGACCCTGTCTACGCCTGACCTCTGATGTCGTTCGCAAGACCTTGGGGACCAGTATCATGGAGACACCGAATGAGTACCGATTGACATCCTGGTTGGCTCAACAGGAAGACCAGCACCGAATTTCTCTCTATCAATGCGACTCGACCTACTCTGCCTGGACCCAGAGATGTGTACGTCAAGCagattgtattttaattattggtcTTGGTGACAAACCCCCGACTCTTGGAAGAACTGAGCGAGAGGTTGAGAGACTAGCGATGCGGACGCAAAAAGAGCTGGTGCTTCTTCATAAAGAACATGGCCAGAAGCCTAGCAATACTGTCGAGTGGTTAAATATGCGCAGTTGGGTCTCTAGTCATCATCATATTCAATGTCCCAAGAGAATGTTCACCAGAAGGTCACAGTATAGAATTGTAagtaaatcgttttttttataccttatgcatttatctcgaaaactattggttttaaagataaattttatgggACTAAAGtcgtagagaattaaatttcctctggaatgagtacccacaagcccTATTTAGTCTTAACTTTTACCATAcgagtaataacaataataattactagtaCTCATTATATTTATCTCGTAAACTATTGATCTgagtaaaaaatgataagagtcAAAACttgtagtaaattaaaaatcctctAGAAAGAGTATCCACAAGCCTTAATTATTtccaatatttattaagataattacaataactacttttattatttattttagaatgaATTGTATTCAAAAGTGCTCATGTCGGAGCCAAATGTGCACAGCGATTTCAGCCGACTGGCGCGCTGGCTCACGGGAACATCAGTGGGATTAGTTCTTGGTGGTGGAGGAGCACGAGGTGCCGCACACATCGGGATGCTGAAAGCTATAATGGAAGCTGGGATCCCCATCGATATGGTCGGCGGTGTCAGTATCGGATCATTTATGGGTGCGCTTTggtgtatggaaaaaaatatcacgaCGACGACACAAAAGGCCAGAGAATGGTCTAAAGTATGTTGCAATTAATTCAATTgctggtttttattttttttttttttttaattatatctaatAAATGCTTTTTTAGAAAATGACCCAGTGGTGGAGGCAAATATTGGACTTGACCTATCCGATGACCTCGATGTTCTCTGGcaaagattttaataaaacgatTCAGGCAACATTTGGAGACACTTATATCGAAGATCTATGGCTACCTTTCTTTATAATCACGACAGACATCACGGCTTCTTGTATGCGCACGCACACACATGGTCCgtatcattttataaaaattttatcactaaCAAAAAGGTATTCTCATTATACGGCTAGTGCATTTATCTCGTAAATTATCAGCCctacaacaaaatataaagagttaaaaattgtaGTAAATTGAAAATCCTTTAGAAAGAGTACCCACATAATATACTTACTCCTAGTAATTAGTACcgtaattactgtaattacatttttggtacttactatatttatttatcaagctATTAATCTTAGAACCaaatgtaatatataaaaacttgtTAGAAATCAAATTTCCTCTGGAAAAAATACCCACAAGCCCTACTTgatctcaaaattaaaaataataactataataattacattttttaatacccagtatatttatattgtaaacTATTGGTTTGAAGAGAAAAAGTAAAGAGTCAAAAAgtttaggaaattaaatttcctctggaaagagtacccacaaaccctatatattaaaaaaaaattggtaaggTAATTGCACTAATACCATAACCGTTTAatgagaatatttaaattcattagtaATTAGCAATTAGACTAGCAAAAGCTTTATTAACACTTAAATCTCGCACTCGATCAtctgctttttttaaaatgacgggagcgagtttatttataaattatattgaagTTATTGTTGACGTACTCGCGCGTAGATTtgctaaaattattaaattctcagttgtaaattttgtaaataaaaaataaaagaaaaaatcgtaATGACAATACGTGTTTAGGATCGCTGTGGCGTTACATTAGGAGCTCGATGTCATTGTCTGGTTATATGCCACCGTTGTGTGATCCAACCGACGGCCATCTTCTTCTTGACGGCGGGTACGTCAATAATCTgccaggtaaatttttttttttttttacttaaattcaaatttcttacattcattgttattattatttgtattattagtATATATAACTCGCTCCCGTCGACAAAAGATGcatcacttttttttccattttcaattaatttaaaatttaataaaaaaaataaaaaaaaaatcaggccCATTATGGAAGTACGTGCGAGCTAGTATGACAATAGCTGGAGTATTTCCTCCAATATGCGACCCAGTAGATGGGCATCTTTTAGTCGACGGGTGCTACGTTAATAATGTCCCAGGTAATTATTTCCCTGcattaaaaatcattagaattaaatttttcaaaaaatatatattatgtggGTGCTCATTCGCGAGGAAATTTTATCAGCTGTCTAGTATTAATATCAGATTctaaaagaaaacaattttatgcaattaatcatttccattaattagaaaaattatttttttttttttaaactgatatTACTGCTGGACAGTTTGGAAAATTTCCTTTCAAACGAGTACCAACAACCCCTAcgtctgaaaaaaattaatttgtgaattaattaaaaaaaaaaaaattctaagctGACATCATGCTGAGACAAGGAGCCCACCACATTCTAGCGATTGACGTCGGATCACAAGACGACACCGATCTAACTAATTACGGAGATTCATTGTCTGGATGGTGGCTGCTCTGGAAACGCTGGAACCCATTTGCAACTCCCGTAAAAGTTCCCAATTTACCTGACATCCAGTCGCGGCTGGCATACGTCAGCTGCGTAAGACAACTAGAGGAAGTAAAGTCATCAGACTACTGTGAGTACATTAGACCTCCAATTGACAAATACAAGACCCTGCAGTTCGCGAACTTTGATGAAATCAAAGACGTGGGTTACCATCACGGGAGAACTTATTTTGAGGGCCAGTCAAAAGCTGGAGTACTCCCGAGGTTCAATGCCGATCGCGAGACTGCTAAAGCTCTACGTGCTAAACATCAATCGAATCAGGACAGCATTTCTTCTTATACTTTTACTGATCTAGCTCAGATGGTCTGCAAGGTTTCCACGCGAAACCGCAGATACGATCTGGATATTGATTCCGAGTCTGATGAATTCGAGGAATATGAAGCTGATCTTGAAGAAGATACTCATGAAGTTGGTTATGCTTCTGAACCTACTGCTGGTATTTTAGATCAGGTAAATTTtcatacacttttttttttttttttttttttttttttttttttttttttttttgcaaaaatgaATATCAATATTGAATTTCCGTCGAATTTCCTTttaaatgagtaccaacaattcatactttaaaattaatcactagttttaaaaatatgtcatgtgggtactcatttaaaAGGTCTTTGTATACTTATTTCAAGctttaactataaaaaataaaaaaaattaatgcagacccaaaaattaaaaaaacaaattttagcAAAATGTCACtcataataacaaaaaattatttacagagtCCTGATGACAAACGTTTAAGACGTCGCCCAGGAATTTCGCTGAGTCTCTCAGATACAGAAGCTGAATCAGAGTTAGAGTATCACCCAAAGttgtttaatttgtaaaaaaaatcttaccaTTTATTTCTTccttattgaatttttttataacgtcTTTATCAAGGCatgtacatatttaaataatccagtacaaaaataatttttaaaaaattaataaattatattacaatttaAGAGATTCGTGCCACAGTGATAGCCGATCAACGtgataattgttttattgacaTTCGATGTTAAGTAGACgtaatagaataataaaattattattttataatgactaaaaaatattttatttttacagatacTACTTTTATCGTAATCTActgattttagaaaaaaattttattaaacaaaagttttaaacAATGATATTTACTGTGGAAAGAGTATCCACAAGTCCTacgtatttttaatatttacaaaaattttaatttaatcactcatacttttatttcataaactaTCACTCGTACGAAAAATTCATATCAGACAAAAAatgtagggaattaaatttcctctcGAAAGAGTACCAACAACCCCTactttgaataactttcaAATGTCATTAATCACTGTGCATTTTTAGTTCCGGATCCAGGAGCGCCAG encodes:
- the LOC103577820 gene encoding neuropathy target esterase sws isoform X2 gives rise to the protein MRLSPVMEVIELFDRLNESLDTSFPWNWIGPLLDKYEISSRVIIITLACFLGILFISLFLILRKWKNKEFLPEVKEFVGVSGKPRFRKRDKVLFYGRKMLRKVKSISGQVNSSSGQGKKRRAVMRFARRLLQLKKETVPQQLKVLEPPAEYLEEDLGPGERVPPDALYILQSIRVFGHFEKPVFLKLCKHTEIMNLPAGTMLFKIGDPDENVFIVQQGLVNVYITGSDGAQIPLKLVKTGESVTSLLSFTDVLTGHTSTYKTVSARAVEDSVVVKLPMSAFQEVFQDHPDAFIRVIQVIMVRLQRVTFTALHQYLGLSAELVNQGTTAKKKQSPFSGSPVRSRTRENFDLTPTDKTLDLLHQTPTQPVSINSKKPKHEWKVSDEPTPDMVPECDHHWSDSSHPGSRKRSAVDVPLISAPQDEAQLVQIATDAFVKELGLEDDSVLKDGKVQIREVAAGTYLMKEESNKDIALVYVLSGSLVISQRGSEGGRSFDSSEQVHMFSAHAGEVVGGLAVLTGEPSFYTIRAKHPSRIGLLSKQTFFAIMREKPTIVLHVANTVVRRLSPFVRQVDFALDWLFLESGRAVYRQGDESDSTFIVLSGRLRSVITHKNGKKELVAEYGKGDLVGIVEMVTQTPRSTTVMAVRDSELAKLPEGLFNVIKLRYPIVVTRLINLLGHRILGTWQQAATTRSSIKSQHRTTATTFDARPSQVNFSTVAIVPVSEDVPLTAFTYELYHSLCAIGPCLRLTSDVVRKTLGTSIMETPNEYRLTSWLAQQEDQHRISLYQCDSTYSAWTQRCVRQADCILIIGLGDKPPTLGRTEREVERLAMRTQKELVLLHKEHGQKPSNTVEWLNMRSWVSSHHHIQCPKRMFTRRSQYRINELYSKVLMSEPNVHSDFSRLARWLTGTSVGLVLGGGGARGAAHIGMLKAIMEAGIPIDMVGGVSIGSFMGALWCMEKNITTTTQKAREWSKKMTQWWRQILDLTYPMTSMFSGKDFNKTIQATFGDTYIEDLWLPFFIITTDITASCMRTHTHGPLWKYVRASMTIAGVFPPICDPVDGHLLVDGCYVNNVPADIMLRQGAHHILAIDVGSQDDTDLTNYGDSLSGWWLLWKRWNPFATPVKVPNLPDIQSRLAYVSCVRQLEEVKSSDYCEYIRPPIDKYKTLQFANFDEIKDVGYHHGRTYFEGQSKAGVLPRFNADRETAKALRAKHQSNQDSISSYTFTDLAQMVCKVSTRNRRYDLDIDSESDEFEEYEADLEEDTHEVGYASEPTAGILDQSPDDKRLRRRPGISLSLSDTEAESELEYHPKLFNL
- the LOC103577820 gene encoding neuropathy target esterase sws isoform X1 produces the protein MRLSPVMEVIELFDRLNESLDTSFPWNWIGPLLDKYEISSRVIIITLACFLGILFISLFLILRKWKNKEFLPEVKEFVGVSGKPRFRKRDKVLFYGRKMLRKVKSISGQVNSSSGQGKKRRAVMRFARRLLQLKKETVPQQLKVLEPPAEYLEEDLGPGERVPPDALYILQSIRVFGHFEKPVFLKLCKHTEIMNLPAGTMLFKIGDPDENVFIVQQGLVNVYITGSDGAQIPLKLVKTGESVTSLLSFTDVLTGHTSTYKTVSARAVEDSVVVKLPMSAFQEVFQDHPDAFIRVIQVIMVRLQRVTFTALHQYLGLSAELVNQGTTAKKKQSPFSGSPVRSRTRENFDLTPTDKTLDLLHQTPTQPVSINSKKPKHEWKVSDEPTPDMVPECDHHWSDSSHPGSRKRSAVDVPLISAPQDEAQLVQIATDAFVKELGLEDDSVLKDGKVQIREVAAGTYLMKEESNKDIALVYVLSGSLVISQRGSEGGRSFDSSEQVHMFSAHAGEVVGGLAVLTGEPSFYTIRAKHPSRIGLLSKQTFFAIMREKPTIVLHVANTVVRRLSPFVRQVDFALDWLFLESGRAVYRQGDESDSTFIVLSGRLRSVITHKNGKKELVAEYGKGDLVGIVEMVTQTPRSTTVMAVRDSELAKLPEGLFNVIKLRYPIVVTRLINLLGHRILGTWQQAATTRSSIKSQHRTTATTFDARPSQVNFSTVAIVPVSEDVPLTAFTYELYHSLCAIGPCLRLTSDVVRKTLGTSIMETPNEYRLTSWLAQQEDQHRISLYQCDSTYSAWTQRCVRQADCILIIGLGDKPPTLGRTEREVERLAMRTQKELVLLHKEHGQKPSNTVEWLNMRSWVSSHHHIQCPKRMFTRRSQYRINELYSKVLMSEPNVHSDFSRLARWLTGTSVGLVLGGGGARGAAHIGMLKAIMEAGIPIDMVGGVSIGSFMGALWCMEKNITTTTQKAREWSKKMTQWWRQILDLTYPMTSMFSGKDFNKTIQATFGDTYIEDLWLPFFIITTDITASCMRTHTHGSLWRYIRSSMSLSGYMPPLCDPTDGHLLLDGGYVNNLPADIMLRQGAHHILAIDVGSQDDTDLTNYGDSLSGWWLLWKRWNPFATPVKVPNLPDIQSRLAYVSCVRQLEEVKSSDYCEYIRPPIDKYKTLQFANFDEIKDVGYHHGRTYFEGQSKAGVLPRFNADRETAKALRAKHQSNQDSISSYTFTDLAQMVCKVSTRNRRYDLDIDSESDEFEEYEADLEEDTHEVGYASEPTAGILDQSPDDKRLRRRPGISLSLSDTEAESELEYHPKLFNL